One region of Streptomyces sp. CG4 genomic DNA includes:
- a CDS encoding TIR domain-containing protein, protein MVARQNAPGDTGPLDFFISYSPADERWASWIAWTLEEAGYRTVLQAWDFVPGTNFVDFMDRGVSESAAVIAVLSRNYERSRYGRMEWQAALRADPDAPERRLLTVRVEDIPVEGLLATITYVDLVPVADPAAARELLLARVRQALDGRARPSLAPGYPGGANGQPAPATAPAVPSPGRPLGGPGWAGRRRPAAAPSYPRVSAEVREREAVTVLQLAGPAFGRGQDPAELQAAIWGDLVELTDAGAPSPDLLVVTGDLTASGSRREFEQALAFLTGLRALLGLEPHRVALVPGGQDVNQAACQAYFSTCEADEMPPRPPYWPKWRHFARLFQELYQGLDVVFDSDQPWTLFPVPELHTVVAGLNSSMAYSHRPDDQYGVIGREQAAWFAQALRPHETEGWLRIGVVRHAPGAGRPAASGVRRGGAPGTAALDGSGPLRDTDVLTRLTAPRLHLLLHGPADAGAAQPDLATAAGEVPVIGTVRPGAHQLVRVSRDGLAVWQGPGEPRRRPAQWQRSDRAFAPLPGEAPDPDPVAPDPEPRAVQTPAEILLARVAEVCRTRHEGAQLRPVDGPVPQLLVTWSQSGFVRQQRVAVHTGTPTGEDVDRFVALVHAADAETEAELVHDGPPPARELRDAARRRGVRVRSFTEFQGLLDLRGYVLAQSERLRTDFRYPPGMYLPQRYREVERLDAEDRDGLVDEMLRLLDSDQGRFLLLLGDFGHGKTFALRELARRIPGELPHLVPLLIELNALDRAYSFEGLVAGHLAAHGVDNIDLRAFRYMLQQGRIVLLFDGFDELVNQVTYDRAAERLQVLLDSAVDSAKIVVSSRTQHFRSQGQVLTALGERVGLLPHRRVLAVQEFTPQQIRAYLVNRYDGDERAADHRLRLLDAIPDLLALCRNPRLLGFVADLDDDQLRAVAGAGRALSPAGLYQEVLTAWLSFEAQRAGGGPGRAPGLSLEQLWDAVTALALRLWESGQDSLRLDELTDVAETLTGLADTRLSAPQTAHAIGSGSLLVRSDDGVFRFIHGSVVEWLVARECARRLTDGDSSLLGRRQLSQLAVEFLCDLADHRICQAWAERELSGPPGDGSLDAAHANAVKILSRLRVPAHTDLRGAALAGEDLSHRDFSGVDLTRADLTDARLVGAGLSGAVLRGARLVGARLDGADLTGADLRGADLRRARLIGTDLTGARVDGGRWQRAALIAATTGAVARAPELAGAAVAPGMSVDAGFRPSTVGVPYGYEARIRLPEPISYSPDGELLAVGSEDGGVLVCDAGTGLPLRTLQGHTGRVYAVKFRERVLATGSSDGTVRLWDPVSGRCLHRLEIHRNGVWPVALDTDGARLATGDADGVVTVWDTATGTPLHRLPGHSAPVYTVAFGPGDTTLVTGDASTVVRLWDLATGRQTGELPGHHGVVYRARFSPDGTLLATADRGDDERGGTVRVWDFSTGALRHELPGHSGRVYTLDFHPGGTLLVSGDTQGEVRLWDLATGGSAGLLGGCQGAVYQVLFDLDGALLAAGDSAGVVRLWRIDPAADPVAVPLNRQPAEHRGSVWVCKFRPHGDTPAQGPGALLVTGGNDGVVRLWEPATGQGRRILRGHGRRIGTLSFSPDGAMLAAGGNDGVVRVWHAASGRRLRELTGQSDRLVSAAFGPVGPLLATASSDGDIYLWNAATGEYQRELDVETDHVWAEAFSADGKLLATANDDDTVRLWYRTTGAHVATITEHFGRVRAIAFRPDGAVLATGCDDRKVRIVEMDGHGITAELDGHSDRVYAVAFAPDGSWLASASWDGTAVIWRDGEIDHRLTGHTGKLWTAAVHPSRALLATAGDDRTVRLWNPDTGEETALLTGHTGRILAVAFSPDGSLLASGGEDGTVRLWNVPADTPATLRVTLVGMPGGWAALSPSGGYKHEGDVTGEFWHAVGMCRFEPGELDGHLPGVWQVPLDAPLG, encoded by the coding sequence ATGGTGGCTCGACAGAACGCCCCGGGGGACACCGGGCCATTGGACTTCTTCATCAGCTACTCACCCGCCGACGAACGCTGGGCGTCCTGGATCGCCTGGACCCTGGAAGAGGCCGGGTACCGGACGGTTCTGCAGGCCTGGGACTTCGTGCCGGGCACGAACTTCGTCGACTTCATGGACCGCGGCGTGAGCGAGTCCGCCGCCGTCATCGCCGTACTCTCACGCAACTACGAACGCTCCCGGTACGGGCGCATGGAATGGCAGGCCGCGCTGCGCGCCGATCCGGACGCGCCGGAGCGGCGGCTGCTCACCGTACGGGTCGAGGACATCCCGGTGGAGGGGCTGCTGGCCACCATCACCTACGTCGACCTGGTGCCGGTCGCCGATCCGGCGGCGGCCCGTGAGCTGCTGCTCGCCCGGGTCCGGCAGGCCCTCGACGGGCGGGCCCGGCCCAGCCTCGCGCCCGGATATCCGGGCGGCGCGAACGGGCAGCCCGCCCCGGCCACCGCCCCGGCCGTCCCGAGTCCCGGGCGGCCGCTCGGCGGGCCCGGCTGGGCCGGGCGGCGCAGACCGGCCGCGGCGCCGTCGTATCCGCGGGTGTCCGCGGAGGTCCGGGAGCGGGAGGCGGTCACCGTGCTCCAGCTGGCCGGGCCCGCCTTCGGGCGGGGGCAGGACCCCGCCGAACTGCAGGCCGCGATCTGGGGCGACCTGGTCGAGCTGACCGACGCGGGGGCGCCCTCGCCCGACCTGCTGGTCGTCACCGGGGATCTCACCGCCTCGGGCAGCCGGCGCGAGTTCGAGCAGGCCCTCGCCTTTCTCACCGGGCTGCGGGCCCTGCTCGGGCTCGAACCGCACCGGGTCGCCCTCGTCCCCGGCGGTCAGGACGTCAACCAGGCCGCCTGTCAGGCCTACTTCAGCACCTGCGAGGCCGACGAGATGCCGCCCCGGCCGCCCTACTGGCCCAAGTGGCGGCACTTCGCCCGGCTGTTCCAGGAGCTGTACCAGGGGCTGGACGTCGTCTTCGACAGCGATCAGCCGTGGACCCTCTTTCCCGTGCCCGAACTGCACACCGTCGTCGCGGGGTTGAACTCGTCCATGGCCTACAGCCATCGGCCCGACGACCAGTACGGGGTGATCGGCCGGGAACAGGCCGCCTGGTTCGCGCAGGCGCTGCGGCCGCACGAGACCGAGGGATGGCTGCGGATCGGCGTCGTACGGCATGCGCCCGGTGCCGGCCGGCCCGCCGCCTCCGGCGTCCGCCGGGGCGGAGCGCCGGGCACCGCCGCCCTGGACGGCAGCGGTCCGCTGCGCGACACCGATGTGCTGACCCGGCTGACCGCGCCCCGGCTCCATCTGCTGCTGCACGGCCCGGCCGACGCCGGCGCGGCGCAGCCCGACCTGGCCACCGCCGCCGGCGAGGTGCCGGTGATCGGCACGGTCCGGCCCGGCGCGCACCAGCTGGTGCGGGTCAGCAGGGACGGGCTCGCCGTCTGGCAGGGGCCGGGGGAGCCGCGGCGGCGGCCGGCCCAGTGGCAACGGTCCGACCGGGCCTTCGCGCCCCTGCCGGGGGAAGCCCCCGATCCGGACCCCGTCGCCCCCGACCCCGAACCCCGCGCCGTACAGACCCCCGCCGAGATACTGCTCGCACGGGTCGCCGAAGTGTGCCGCACCCGGCACGAGGGCGCCCAGCTGCGCCCGGTGGACGGTCCGGTGCCCCAACTGCTCGTCACCTGGAGCCAGTCCGGCTTCGTCCGCCAGCAGCGCGTGGCCGTGCACACCGGCACCCCGACCGGCGAGGACGTCGACCGGTTCGTGGCCCTCGTGCACGCCGCCGACGCCGAGACCGAGGCCGAACTCGTCCACGACGGCCCGCCGCCCGCCCGCGAGCTGCGCGACGCGGCCCGCCGCCGGGGCGTCCGGGTGCGCAGCTTCACCGAGTTCCAGGGCCTGCTCGACCTGCGCGGCTACGTCCTGGCGCAGAGCGAGCGGCTGCGCACCGACTTCCGCTATCCCCCGGGCATGTACCTGCCGCAGCGGTACCGCGAGGTGGAACGCCTCGACGCCGAGGACCGCGACGGGCTCGTCGACGAGATGCTGCGGCTGCTCGACTCCGACCAGGGGCGCTTCCTGCTGCTCCTCGGCGACTTCGGGCACGGCAAGACCTTCGCGCTGCGCGAGCTGGCCCGTCGTATCCCCGGCGAACTGCCGCACCTCGTACCGCTGTTGATCGAGCTGAACGCCCTGGACCGGGCCTACTCGTTCGAAGGGCTCGTGGCCGGCCACCTCGCCGCCCACGGCGTCGACAACATCGACCTGCGTGCCTTCCGGTACATGCTCCAGCAGGGCCGGATCGTGCTGCTCTTCGACGGCTTCGACGAACTCGTCAACCAGGTCACCTACGACCGCGCCGCCGAACGCCTCCAGGTGCTGCTGGACTCCGCCGTGGACAGCGCCAAGATCGTGGTCTCCAGCCGCACCCAGCACTTCCGCTCCCAGGGCCAGGTGCTCACCGCGCTCGGCGAACGCGTCGGCCTGCTCCCGCACCGCCGGGTGCTGGCCGTCCAGGAGTTCACCCCGCAGCAGATCCGCGCCTACCTGGTCAACCGCTACGACGGCGACGAACGCGCCGCCGACCACCGGCTCCGGCTCCTCGACGCCATCCCCGACCTGCTCGCCCTGTGCCGCAACCCCCGGCTGCTCGGCTTCGTCGCCGACCTCGACGACGACCAGCTGCGCGCGGTCGCCGGCGCCGGTCGCGCCCTCAGCCCCGCCGGGCTGTACCAGGAAGTGCTCACCGCCTGGCTGAGCTTCGAGGCGCAGCGCGCCGGCGGCGGCCCCGGCCGGGCGCCCGGACTCTCCCTGGAGCAGCTGTGGGACGCGGTCACCGCACTCGCCCTGCGGCTGTGGGAGAGCGGCCAGGACTCACTGCGCCTGGACGAGCTGACCGACGTCGCCGAGACCCTCACCGGGCTCGCCGACACCCGGCTGTCGGCGCCGCAGACCGCACACGCCATCGGCTCCGGCAGCCTGCTGGTGCGCAGCGACGACGGCGTGTTCCGGTTCATCCACGGCTCGGTGGTGGAGTGGCTCGTCGCCCGCGAGTGCGCCCGCAGGCTCACCGACGGCGACAGCAGCCTGCTCGGCCGCCGCCAACTCAGCCAGCTGGCCGTCGAGTTCCTGTGCGACCTCGCCGACCACCGGATCTGCCAGGCCTGGGCCGAGCGGGAACTGTCCGGCCCGCCCGGGGACGGCTCACTGGACGCCGCCCACGCCAACGCGGTGAAGATCCTCAGCCGGCTCCGGGTGCCCGCCCACACCGATCTGCGCGGCGCCGCCCTCGCCGGGGAGGACCTGTCCCACCGCGACTTCTCCGGCGTCGACCTCACCCGCGCCGACCTCACCGACGCCCGGCTCGTCGGCGCCGGCCTCTCCGGCGCCGTCCTGCGCGGCGCCCGGCTGGTCGGCGCCCGGCTCGACGGCGCGGACCTCACCGGCGCCGACCTGCGCGGCGCCGACCTCAGACGGGCCCGGCTGATCGGCACCGACCTCACCGGCGCCCGCGTCGACGGCGGCCGGTGGCAGCGGGCCGCGCTGATCGCGGCGACCACCGGAGCCGTGGCGCGCGCTCCGGAACTGGCCGGTGCGGCCGTCGCCCCCGGCATGTCCGTCGACGCCGGCTTCCGGCCCTCCACCGTCGGTGTCCCCTACGGCTACGAGGCCCGCATCCGACTGCCCGAGCCCATCTCCTACAGCCCCGACGGGGAACTGCTCGCCGTGGGCAGCGAGGACGGCGGCGTCCTGGTCTGCGACGCCGGCACCGGCCTCCCGCTGCGCACCCTGCAGGGCCACACCGGCCGGGTCTACGCGGTCAAGTTCCGCGAACGCGTGCTGGCCACCGGCAGCTCCGACGGCACCGTACGGCTGTGGGACCCGGTCTCGGGCCGCTGCCTGCACCGGCTGGAGATCCACCGGAACGGCGTGTGGCCGGTGGCCCTCGACACCGACGGCGCACGCCTGGCCACCGGCGACGCCGACGGCGTCGTCACCGTCTGGGACACCGCCACGGGCACCCCGCTGCACCGGCTGCCCGGACACTCCGCGCCCGTCTACACCGTGGCGTTCGGGCCCGGCGACACCACTCTGGTCACCGGGGACGCCTCCACCGTCGTACGCCTGTGGGACCTGGCCACCGGGCGGCAGACCGGCGAGCTGCCCGGTCACCACGGCGTGGTGTACCGGGCGCGGTTCAGTCCGGACGGCACCCTGCTGGCCACCGCCGACCGGGGCGACGACGAGCGCGGCGGCACGGTGCGGGTGTGGGACTTCTCCACTGGGGCACTGCGCCACGAGCTGCCCGGACACTCCGGCCGCGTCTACACCCTGGACTTCCACCCCGGCGGCACCCTGCTGGTCAGCGGTGACACCCAGGGCGAGGTACGGCTGTGGGACCTGGCCACCGGCGGCTCCGCCGGGCTCCTCGGCGGCTGCCAAGGAGCCGTGTACCAGGTGCTGTTCGACCTCGACGGGGCCCTGCTCGCCGCCGGGGACAGCGCCGGGGTGGTCCGGCTGTGGCGGATCGACCCGGCGGCCGACCCGGTCGCCGTACCACTGAACCGGCAGCCCGCTGAGCACCGCGGCTCGGTGTGGGTGTGCAAGTTCCGCCCGCACGGCGACACACCCGCCCAGGGCCCCGGCGCGCTGCTGGTGACCGGCGGCAACGACGGCGTCGTACGGCTGTGGGAGCCCGCCACCGGACAGGGCAGGCGCATCCTGCGCGGCCACGGCCGGCGCATCGGCACCCTGTCCTTCAGCCCCGACGGCGCGATGCTGGCGGCCGGCGGCAACGACGGTGTCGTCCGGGTGTGGCACGCCGCCTCCGGCCGGCGGCTGCGCGAACTCACCGGCCAGAGCGACCGCCTGGTCTCCGCGGCCTTCGGCCCCGTCGGCCCCCTGCTGGCCACCGCCAGCAGCGACGGCGACATCTACCTGTGGAACGCGGCCACCGGCGAGTACCAGCGCGAACTCGACGTCGAGACCGACCATGTGTGGGCGGAGGCGTTCAGCGCCGACGGCAAACTCCTGGCCACCGCCAACGACGACGACACGGTACGGCTGTGGTACCGGACCACCGGAGCGCATGTCGCCACCATCACCGAGCACTTCGGGCGGGTGCGCGCGATCGCCTTCCGGCCCGACGGCGCGGTGCTGGCCACCGGCTGCGACGATCGCAAGGTGCGGATCGTGGAGATGGACGGCCACGGCATCACCGCCGAGCTCGACGGCCACTCCGACCGGGTGTACGCCGTCGCCTTCGCCCCCGACGGCTCCTGGCTGGCCAGCGCCTCCTGGGACGGTACGGCGGTGATCTGGCGGGACGGCGAGATCGACCACCGGCTGACCGGCCACACCGGCAAGCTCTGGACGGCGGCGGTGCATCCGTCAAGGGCCTTGCTGGCGACGGCGGGCGACGACCGTACCGTTCGTCTCTGGAACCCCGACACCGGTGAGGAGACGGCTCTTCTGACGGGCCACACCGGCCGAATCCTGGCCGTGGCCTTCAGCCCCGACGGCTCCCTGCTGGCCAGCGGCGGCGAAGACGGAACGGTACGGCTGTGGAACGTCCCCGCCGACACCCCGGCCACCCTGCGGGTCACCCTGGTCGGCATGCCCGGCGGCTGGGCAGCACTGTCCCCGTCCGGCGGCTACAAGCACGAGGGAGACGTCACCGGCGAGTTCTGGCACGCGGTCGGCATGTGCCGCTTCGAGCCCGGCGAGCTGGACGGGCATCTGCCCGGGGTGTGGCAGGTGCCGCTGGACGCTCCCCTGGGGTGA
- a CDS encoding SLC13 family permease — protein MRAFLRLHVLDRVAIGLLATGLLCVATGLLPTGSASAAMTRIAPLLGFLGTVIVLAELTSRAEVFDVLAARVARAGRGSYPLLFLLCVAFASVTTIALNLDTTAVLLTPVMLALASRVGIAPVPLAMTTVWLANTASLLLPVSNLTNLLAANRVALSPLGLAGRMWAPQLAALAVTMACLWLFFWRRGRRGGPVADESGLPAAVPVSGPGAARAADVRPGAADRYAPPAVHRPVDPVLFRACALACAGFLIAILVADVPLWMASATAALVAVAAFAVRDRSAIRLSLIPWRLLVMVPGMFLVVETVNAHGLHELLASAVGDDGGTLGLFRAAAVGGGLSNALNNLPVYLAGEAAVPVANHDQLLALLVGTNAGPVITPWASLATLLWYERCHAYGVRVPMGRLMGTGAVLATTTVVAAVAALALTR, from the coding sequence GTGCGTGCCTTCTTGCGTCTGCATGTCCTCGACCGGGTGGCGATCGGTCTGCTGGCGACCGGACTGCTGTGTGTGGCCACGGGGTTGCTGCCCACCGGTTCCGCTTCCGCCGCGATGACCCGCATCGCACCGCTCCTGGGCTTCCTGGGCACGGTGATCGTGCTGGCCGAACTGACCAGCAGGGCCGAGGTGTTCGACGTGCTGGCGGCCCGGGTGGCGCGGGCGGGCCGGGGCAGTTATCCGCTCCTGTTCCTCCTCTGCGTGGCCTTCGCTTCCGTCACGACGATCGCCCTGAACCTGGACACCACGGCCGTCCTGCTGACCCCGGTGATGCTGGCGCTCGCCTCCCGGGTGGGCATCGCGCCGGTACCCCTGGCGATGACCACGGTGTGGCTGGCCAACACGGCGAGCCTCCTGCTGCCCGTGTCCAACCTGACGAACCTGCTGGCCGCCAACCGGGTCGCCCTGTCCCCGCTGGGCCTGGCGGGCCGCATGTGGGCGCCGCAACTCGCCGCGCTGGCCGTGACCATGGCTTGTTTGTGGCTGTTCTTCTGGCGGCGGGGCAGGCGTGGGGGGCCTGTTGCCGACGAGTCCGGTCTGCCGGCCGCCGTGCCGGTGTCGGGCCCCGGTGCGGCGCGCGCGGCGGACGTCCGCCCCGGCGCGGCCGACCGCTACGCGCCGCCCGCCGTGCACCGCCCCGTCGACCCGGTGCTCTTCCGCGCCTGCGCGCTCGCCTGCGCCGGCTTCCTGATCGCCATCCTGGTGGCCGACGTCCCGCTGTGGATGGCCTCCGCGACGGCCGCGCTGGTCGCCGTGGCGGCCTTCGCGGTGCGCGACCGTTCCGCGATCCGGCTGTCGCTCATCCCCTGGCGGCTGCTGGTGATGGTGCCCGGCATGTTCCTGGTGGTCGAGACGGTCAACGCACACGGGTTGCATGAGCTGCTGGCCTCGGCGGTCGGCGACGACGGCGGCACGCTGGGCCTGTTCCGCGCGGCGGCGGTGGGCGGCGGCCTGTCCAACGCCCTCAACAACCTCCCCGTCTACCTCGCCGGAGAGGCGGCGGTCCCGGTCGCCAACCACGACCAGCTCCTCGCCCTGCTGGTCGGCACCAACGCCGGCCCGGTGATCACCCCGTGGGCGTCCCTGGCGACGCTCCTGTGGTACGAGCGCTGCCATGCGTACGGCGTACGGGTGCCGATGGGGCGCCTGATGGGGACGGGCGCGGTGCTGGCGACGACGACGGTGGTCGCGGCGGTGGCGGCGCTGGCGCTGACGCGCTGA
- a CDS encoding putative PEP-binding protein, whose protein sequence is MNGRRIQGFLLAGGAQSVLRGTCNRTRRPREGSILVAPGLDVGLYDAIVTARAVVCGSGGLTGHMQSLCRGRGIPVLRVDEADLTDLVGEVTLDLESQTIVVGPDARAEASGSWAPGPGPADLGSACAVIADLQDVRTINACGPVAERVDCFFIREEFLCLAAALRPLDSLAGGPARIAGYGQSVADRLCGYADALLPGQRLVLRLLDLRSDHAAGVTELAPVPVEPNPELGLHGARWLLGSTAYRDALHTVLGSLRERLGADAGRVHLSVPFLTDEREFTRIRAHLEVPEEVPLSAFVETPAAVHAAGALCAAGASELFVGTKDLVQFCLAADRTNHLVADSYQTRHPAVLDAMRRVVESARAAGTPVRVFALGADLAHYLEHLPAPDGYMMCTAELRQLLLQGQS, encoded by the coding sequence GTGAACGGGCGACGGATTCAAGGGTTCCTGCTGGCCGGTGGGGCACAGAGTGTGCTGCGCGGTACGTGCAACCGCACCAGAAGGCCACGCGAGGGATCCATCCTGGTCGCCCCCGGCCTCGACGTGGGGCTGTACGACGCGATCGTGACGGCGCGGGCGGTCGTCTGCGGTTCGGGTGGGCTGACCGGCCATATGCAGTCCCTCTGCCGGGGCAGGGGAATTCCCGTGCTCCGCGTCGACGAGGCGGATCTCACCGACCTGGTCGGCGAAGTGACGCTGGACCTGGAGAGCCAGACGATCGTCGTCGGGCCCGATGCGAGGGCCGAGGCCTCGGGGTCGTGGGCCCCGGGCCCCGGGCCGGCCGATCTCGGCTCGGCGTGTGCGGTCATCGCGGATCTGCAGGACGTCCGGACCATCAACGCGTGCGGGCCCGTCGCGGAGCGGGTCGACTGCTTCTTCATCCGGGAGGAGTTCCTCTGCCTGGCGGCGGCCCTGCGTCCGCTGGACTCCCTGGCCGGCGGCCCCGCCCGGATCGCGGGCTACGGGCAGTCCGTCGCGGACCGGCTGTGCGGCTACGCCGACGCACTCCTGCCCGGCCAGCGACTGGTCCTGCGGCTTCTCGACCTCCGCTCCGACCACGCGGCCGGCGTCACCGAGCTGGCCCCGGTGCCGGTCGAACCGAACCCCGAGCTCGGTCTGCACGGCGCTCGCTGGCTCCTGGGTTCGACCGCCTACCGGGACGCGCTGCACACCGTGCTCGGCTCCCTGCGGGAGCGGCTCGGCGCGGACGCGGGCCGCGTGCACCTGTCCGTGCCCTTCCTCACCGATGAGCGGGAGTTCACCCGGATCAGGGCGCACCTGGAGGTGCCGGAGGAGGTGCCCTTGTCGGCGTTCGTCGAGACGCCCGCGGCGGTGCACGCCGCCGGGGCGCTCTGCGCGGCGGGCGCCAGTGAACTGTTCGTCGGCACGAAGGACCTGGTGCAGTTCTGTCTCGCCGCGGACCGGACCAACCACCTGGTCGCCGACTCCTACCAGACCCGGCACCCCGCCGTCCTGGACGCGATGCGCAGGGTGGTGGAGTCCGCGCGTGCCGCGGGAACCCCGGTGCGGGTCTTCGCGCTGGGTGCGGATCTCGCCCACTACCTGGAACACCTGCCCGCGCCGGACGGCTACATGATGTGTACCGCCGAACTCCGGCAGCTGCTCCTCCAGGGGCAGTCCTGA
- a CDS encoding FAD/NAD(P)-binding protein, giving the protein MSKSRVLIVGAGLAGTATAIRLLRFARRPLEVVLLEKRPDYRSAGVAYHREGNPWDHVFNIQAGRMSLFREDVLDFVRWANSEADRRGWPAQWAEHEFVEQGPAPRRIFQDYLTERLAEARREACPGVVLVEADGEAVDMNVRSAGVDVTVRRPSAGGLGAGPGPEPALLSVLSADHVVLATGLELREPPFAAEVLTHPSFVRNPFSEAGVRKLETLPSEATVAIVGSVLSAYDSAGLLLRQGHTGRIHLISRTGTVFRTYPAGHEHRVLRLPCPSALLEPYRNREEFVARVWSEWEAACSTVAREHPGVHPSVIAERVAKAWEPYLPEVVERIPSAELRGLLDEFSTAIAAFRVGAVEYTMAVIERAMRPADGPVKLVVGAVERVTPVASGRLVVSVATAERRRSIEADLVVSHFGREWDYSRVGRPLWRNLLRKGIAVPHERTGRGLEVDAQGTLLGPDGEPAGPISAVGVPREGDELVRNGRTGAFAFNLAAIKNQSIAVAARVVAELELREDGPAQDMDQFRCDVGELGEAARGGFEEAVLLEVRRLATRTRRERELLDSRVDACIRAIGGRPALPGPLGPPGPPGPPGLPGLPKEAFRRERLMRVVVNRAAVGRLTDVSVTPLQLRRQLGLANEPGAADAEDPRD; this is encoded by the coding sequence CTGTCAAAAAGTAGGGTGCTGATAGTCGGGGCGGGGCTGGCCGGTACCGCCACGGCGATCCGACTGCTCCGCTTCGCCCGCAGGCCGCTTGAGGTCGTGCTTCTCGAAAAGCGTCCCGACTACCGGTCCGCCGGCGTCGCGTACCACCGGGAGGGCAACCCCTGGGACCATGTGTTCAACATCCAGGCGGGCCGGATGTCGCTGTTCCGGGAGGACGTTCTCGACTTCGTCCGCTGGGCCAACTCCGAGGCGGACCGCAGGGGCTGGCCGGCGCAGTGGGCCGAGCACGAGTTCGTGGAGCAGGGCCCGGCGCCGAGGAGGATCTTCCAGGACTACCTGACCGAGCGGCTGGCCGAGGCCCGGCGGGAGGCCTGTCCCGGTGTCGTACTCGTCGAAGCGGACGGCGAGGCGGTCGACATGAACGTACGGTCGGCCGGTGTCGATGTGACGGTCCGCCGGCCGTCCGCGGGCGGCCTCGGGGCCGGGCCGGGGCCGGAACCGGCCCTGCTGTCCGTGCTGTCCGCCGATCACGTCGTACTCGCGACCGGTCTCGAACTCAGGGAACCGCCCTTCGCCGCCGAGGTGCTCACACACCCCTCCTTCGTGCGGAATCCGTTCTCCGAGGCCGGCGTCCGCAAGCTGGAGACGCTGCCGTCCGAAGCGACCGTCGCGATCGTCGGATCCGTGCTGAGCGCGTACGACTCGGCGGGTCTGCTGCTGCGCCAGGGGCACACCGGGAGGATCCATCTGATCTCCAGGACCGGGACGGTGTTCCGGACGTACCCGGCCGGCCACGAGCACCGAGTGTTACGACTGCCCTGCCCGAGCGCGCTGCTGGAGCCGTACCGGAACCGGGAGGAGTTCGTCGCCCGGGTCTGGTCCGAGTGGGAGGCGGCGTGCTCGACGGTCGCCCGGGAGCACCCCGGAGTGCATCCGTCGGTGATCGCGGAGCGGGTGGCCAAGGCGTGGGAGCCGTATCTTCCCGAGGTCGTCGAGCGCATTCCCTCGGCGGAACTGCGGGGCCTGCTGGACGAGTTCAGTACCGCGATAGCCGCGTTCCGGGTCGGTGCGGTGGAGTACACGATGGCGGTCATCGAGCGTGCGATGCGCCCCGCGGACGGGCCGGTGAAGCTGGTCGTCGGTGCGGTGGAGAGGGTCACGCCGGTGGCGTCGGGGCGGCTGGTCGTCTCGGTCGCGACCGCGGAGCGGAGACGCTCCATCGAGGCCGACCTGGTGGTGTCCCACTTCGGCAGGGAGTGGGACTACAGCAGGGTCGGCCGGCCGCTCTGGCGCAATCTCCTCCGGAAGGGGATCGCGGTACCCCATGAGCGCACCGGGCGCGGCCTGGAGGTCGACGCACAGGGAACGCTCCTGGGCCCCGACGGGGAGCCGGCCGGCCCGATCTCCGCGGTCGGTGTGCCGAGAGAGGGCGACGAGCTCGTGCGGAACGGCCGGACCGGTGCGTTCGCCTTCAATCTCGCCGCCATCAAGAACCAGTCGATCGCGGTGGCCGCGCGCGTGGTCGCGGAACTGGAACTGCGGGAGGACGGGCCGGCACAGGACATGGATCAATTCCGCTGCGACGTGGGCGAGTTGGGGGAAGCCGCGCGGGGCGGGTTCGAGGAGGCGGTGCTTCTGGAGGTGCGGAGGCTGGCCACGCGGACGCGACGCGAGCGGGAGCTGCTCGATTCCCGGGTGGACGCCTGCATCCGGGCCATCGGCGGACGCCCGGCCCTCCCCGGTCCCCTCGGTCCTCCCGGTCCTCCCGGTCCTCCCGGTCTTCCGGGACTTCCGAAGGAGGCCTTCCGGCGCGAACGGCTGATGAGGGTGGTCGTCAACCGGGCGGCCGTCGGGCGGCTCACCGACGTCTCCGTGACACCACTGCAACTGCGCCGGCAACTGGGGTTGGCGAACGAACCGGGGGCCGCGGACGCCGAAGATCCGAGGGACTGA
- a CDS encoding DUF397 domain-containing protein: MKCSEHTIPDTSALSGWRKSSYSGGSSDNCLEVNDTAAPTHVPVRDSKNPTGPAVVFSAPVWAAFVGAVKK, encoded by the coding sequence ATGAAGTGCAGCGAGCACACCATTCCTGACACCTCGGCGCTGTCCGGCTGGCGCAAGTCGTCGTACAGCGGCGGCAGCAGCGACAACTGCCTCGAAGTGAACGACACCGCCGCCCCCACCCACGTCCCCGTCCGCGACAGCAAGAACCCGACCGGTCCCGCCGTCGTCTTCTCGGCGCCCGTCTGGGCGGCATTCGTCGGTGCTGTCAAAAAGTAG